The Sulfurimonas hydrogeniphila genome includes a window with the following:
- a CDS encoding IS110 family transposase, which translates to MHYYVGIDIAKGFHVACVVNQDDKVIKKSLKFSNDENGFNELLLLLNSIDEVSTFTIGMEATGIFFENLYLYLSEKGFNVLLLNPYQTNRFREMDSMKKVKNDNIDALMIAALIKSGRYSKAYVSEDTYQSIKSLYRHKNNLLEEMKKHKRQISTLLAVVFPEMEQVIRDPFNVTGLALLEKYPTAKHYHHASVERILKTFRGIKGNNFNEEKATKLLELAKHSVYQGNGVDERAYVIKSHIRVIKLLQEELKELENEMLKLFNQTPQLESNEEQEIMNIIDNLRTIPGVSDKTIFALISECGDLARFKNNSHFIGYLGLYPTLEQSGNKLTYGAIAKRGAKLAKKALYQAAIAAIRHNEQLNKLFLDKVSQGRAKKEAVVIVARKLAHIILAIYKNNVAYNPQRVFQASLS; encoded by the coding sequence ATGCACTATTATGTAGGTATAGATATAGCAAAAGGTTTTCATGTTGCCTGTGTGGTTAATCAAGATGATAAAGTGATAAAGAAGTCACTTAAGTTCAGCAATGATGAGAATGGCTTTAATGAGCTACTTTTACTTTTAAACTCCATTGATGAAGTATCAACCTTTACCATTGGTATGGAAGCCACTGGAATTTTCTTTGAAAATCTCTATCTTTATCTGAGTGAAAAAGGATTTAATGTACTATTACTCAATCCTTATCAAACAAATAGATTTAGAGAGATGGACAGCATGAAGAAAGTAAAAAATGACAACATTGATGCTTTAATGATAGCAGCTCTTATTAAATCAGGCAGATACTCTAAAGCCTATGTAAGTGAAGATACTTATCAGAGTATCAAATCACTCTATAGACATAAGAATAATCTACTTGAAGAGATGAAAAAGCATAAAAGACAAATCTCTACACTCTTAGCTGTGGTATTCCCAGAGATGGAACAAGTGATAAGAGATCCCTTTAATGTGACAGGCTTGGCACTTTTAGAGAAGTATCCAACTGCAAAGCATTATCATCATGCGAGTGTAGAGAGAATACTAAAAACCTTTCGGGGTATCAAAGGCAATAACTTCAATGAAGAAAAAGCTACAAAGCTTTTAGAGTTAGCCAAACACTCTGTTTATCAAGGCAATGGTGTAGATGAGAGAGCTTATGTTATTAAATCTCATATCCGAGTGATTAAGCTTCTACAAGAGGAGCTTAAAGAGCTTGAGAATGAGATGTTAAAGCTTTTTAATCAAACACCGCAACTTGAGAGTAATGAAGAGCAAGAGATTATGAATATTATTGATAATCTTAGAACCATACCAGGTGTGAGTGATAAAACCATCTTTGCTCTTATTAGTGAGTGTGGAGACTTAGCGCGATTCAAAAATAATTCTCACTTCATTGGTTATTTAGGTCTTTATCCTACACTAGAGCAATCAGGTAATAAACTCACCTACGGTGCAATCGCAAAAAGAGGTGCAAAGCTTGCTAAAAAAGCTCTCTATCAAGCCGCTATTGCTGCCATTAGGCATAATGAGCAACTCAACAAGCTTTTTCTTGACAAGGTCTCTCAAGGTAGAGCCAAAAAGGAAGCTGTTGTGATTGTTGCAAGGAAGCTTGCACATATCATTTTAGCTATATATAAAAACAATGTTGCCTATAACCCACAAAGGGTATTTCAAGCATCACTATCCTAA
- a CDS encoding copper resistance system multicopper oxidase: MKHNKHSLSRRTFVKGVVASGAMLYGINLNASTDTVKKRKKTEELSGTVFNLSIDKTLVNVTGKPSYATAVNAMLQGPTLRWREGDTITLHVTNNLNESASIHWHGIILPYQMDGVPGISYDGIAPGETFTYTFTVRQSGTFWYHSHSAFQEQTGVYGAIVIEPKEKDPYEYDKDYVVLLSDYSDEKPAAIYRKLKLFPDYYNFNRRTVGDFFWEVKDKGFVEAFKARQMWNKMRMSDRDLSDVTAYTYTFLMNGQNPATRFRALFQNGEKVRLRFINAAAMTFFDVRIPGLTMKVVAADGNNIQPVDVDEFRIGVAETYDVIVEPENDKAYAIFAQSIARKGYALGNLSTDANILAEVPQMDPPQALTMLDMGMSKDMAQMKSMDMAKKQSMPSLQKPIPLTKLPIRWDVGTTMRAMNPQYRLDDPGVGLRNNGRKVLTYADLRSLRSTKEDRYPDREIVLHLTGNMERYMWSINGIPYHEAAPLEFHYGERLRITYINDTMMNHPMHLHGLWSDLETGDENHLVRKHTIISQPGSKISFRVTVDAKGAWAYHCHLLYHMTDMFRKVVVD, from the coding sequence ATGAAACACAATAAACACTCTTTATCAAGAAGAACTTTTGTCAAAGGCGTTGTCGCTTCAGGTGCAATGCTTTACGGAATAAACCTCAACGCTTCAACCGACACAGTTAAAAAGCGCAAAAAGACCGAAGAACTCTCAGGAACGGTTTTTAATCTGTCTATAGACAAAACTCTTGTCAATGTAACAGGAAAACCCTCATATGCTACGGCAGTCAATGCTATGCTGCAGGGTCCTACACTCAGATGGCGCGAAGGCGACACAATTACCTTACACGTAACCAACAATCTCAACGAATCCGCCTCTATTCACTGGCACGGTATCATTTTACCCTACCAAATGGACGGCGTTCCGGGAATCAGCTATGACGGTATCGCGCCGGGAGAGACATTTACCTATACATTTACCGTCCGTCAAAGCGGAACCTTTTGGTATCATTCCCATTCTGCTTTTCAGGAACAGACAGGTGTTTACGGCGCCATTGTCATAGAACCAAAAGAGAAAGATCCCTATGAATACGACAAAGACTATGTTGTCCTTTTATCCGATTATTCAGATGAAAAACCCGCAGCTATTTACCGAAAACTGAAGCTTTTTCCTGATTATTATAATTTTAACAGAAGAACTGTCGGCGATTTCTTTTGGGAAGTCAAAGACAAAGGATTTGTTGAAGCCTTTAAAGCACGTCAAATGTGGAATAAAATGCGTATGTCAGACAGAGATCTCTCTGATGTAACAGCCTACACCTATACTTTTTTGATGAACGGGCAAAATCCGGCAACACGTTTTAGGGCACTTTTTCAAAACGGAGAAAAAGTACGGCTTCGATTTATAAATGCAGCCGCAATGACATTTTTTGATGTTCGCATTCCAGGGCTTACAATGAAAGTTGTTGCAGCAGATGGCAATAATATACAGCCTGTGGATGTGGATGAGTTTCGCATAGGTGTTGCAGAGACATATGATGTCATAGTTGAACCCGAAAATGACAAAGCCTATGCTATTTTTGCACAAAGTATAGCAAGAAAAGGCTATGCACTCGGAAACCTCTCAACAGATGCAAATATATTGGCAGAAGTGCCGCAAATGGATCCGCCGCAAGCACTTACAATGCTTGATATGGGCATGAGTAAAGATATGGCACAGATGAAAAGTATGGATATGGCAAAGAAACAATCAATGCCATCTCTACAAAAGCCCATTCCCCTTACAAAACTGCCAATACGATGGGATGTCGGCACAACCATGCGGGCAATGAATCCGCAGTACAGACTCGATGACCCGGGTGTCGGACTAAGAAACAACGGAAGAAAAGTATTAACCTATGCAGATTTACGCTCTTTGCGCTCTACAAAAGAAGACAGATATCCAGACAGAGAGATCGTTTTGCATCTAACAGGAAATATGGAGCGTTACATGTGGTCTATTAACGGTATTCCTTATCATGAAGCGGCACCTTTGGAGTTTCATTACGGCGAACGTCTGCGTATCACTTATATAAATGACACTATGATGAACCATCCAATGCATTTGCATGGCTTATGGAGTGATCTTGAAACCGGTGATGAAAATCATTTGGTACGCAAACACACTATTATCTCACAGCCCGGTTCCAAAATAAGCTTTCGTGTCACAGTGGATGCAAAAGGTGCATGGGCGTACCACTGCCACTTACTCTATCACATGACAGATATGTTTAGAAAAGTCGTGGTTGATTAA